The Piliocolobus tephrosceles isolate RC106 chromosome 3, ASM277652v3, whole genome shotgun sequence genome has a window encoding:
- the TMEM155 gene encoding protein TMEM155, with the protein MASDLMKTILVVTLIYKLGTAVDAELMPSGVILQNKRENLPRVCHALAFLGMARCQDLFLVHLQGWKLGTRFQDGPCSCPQEGGGSPQRKRGMPVRIHFLLKSFLSRPITFAFISLARTVSLATAIGKIV; encoded by the exons ATGGCTTCAGATCTTATGAAGACAATCTTGGTTGTTACACTAATTTACAAACTT GGCACAGCTGTAGATGCAGAACTGATGCCATCTGGTGTGATTCTACAGAATAAGAGAGAAAATTTACCCAGAGTGTGCCATGCACTGGCTTTTCTGGGAATGGCAAGGTGCCAGGATTTGTTTTTGGTTCACTTGCAGGGGTGGAAACTTGGAACTAG GTTCCAAGATGGTCCCTGCAGCTGCCcacaagaaggaggaggaagcccACAGAGAAAACGGGGCATGCCAGTTCGAATCCACTTCCTTTTAAAGAGCTTCCTCAGCAGGCCAATAACTTTTGCCttcatctcattggccagaactgtgTCATTGGCTACTGCTATCGGCAAGATTGTCTGA